A single genomic interval of Actinomycetota bacterium harbors:
- a CDS encoding GNAT family N-acetyltransferase — protein MGIDADMAAAALARTMVHLTPALPGAWIRREGGLFAGFSGVALPMLNGVWTEATSVDEVRVESLLDEVAARGFPHCLRVRPALSERLGRLATRRGMTMEPKTPMMVLDQPGKLSPALLPPGCSLRLLSPDEAAAHAIVGAAGFEAPLELFLQLAPRSLLALPGVRTYLAEIDGQGVATGFGCTVGESVGIFSVATLPEYRRRGFGAAITRQAVEDGFSAGATWAWLESSPSGYSVYERLGFGTLEHWDCWVAAA, from the coding sequence GTGGGCATTGACGCGGACATGGCCGCTGCTGCTCTGGCCCGCACCATGGTGCATCTCACTCCAGCACTTCCAGGGGCGTGGATCCGCCGCGAGGGCGGCCTTTTCGCTGGCTTCTCGGGCGTTGCCCTGCCGATGCTCAACGGTGTCTGGACCGAGGCCACATCGGTCGACGAGGTCAGGGTCGAGTCCCTCCTGGACGAGGTCGCCGCCCGTGGCTTCCCGCACTGCCTGCGGGTGCGGCCCGCACTGAGCGAGCGACTCGGTCGTCTGGCCACACGTCGCGGCATGACCATGGAGCCGAAGACCCCGATGATGGTCCTGGACCAGCCAGGGAAGCTTTCCCCAGCCCTGTTGCCGCCCGGTTGCAGCCTACGGTTGCTCTCGCCCGACGAGGCGGCTGCGCACGCCATCGTCGGTGCGGCTGGCTTCGAGGCTCCCCTTGAGCTCTTCCTGCAGCTGGCGCCCCGGTCGCTGCTCGCCCTCCCCGGGGTGCGGACCTACCTGGCCGAGATCGACGGCCAGGGCGTCGCCACCGGCTTCGGGTGCACCGTGGGCGAGTCCGTAGGCATCTTCAGCGTCGCCACCCTCCCCGAGTACCGTCGCCGCGGCTTCGGGGCGGCGATCACCCGCCAGGCCGTGGAGGATGGGTTTTCGGCAGGCGCCACGTGGGCGTGGCTGGAGTCGAGCCCGTCCGGGTACTCCGTCTACGAGCGGCTCGGCTTCGGGACGCTGGAACACTGGGACTGCTGGGTAGCGGCAGCGTAG
- a CDS encoding NAD(P)H-dependent oxidoreductase produces MSRLQIIVGSIRPGRAADLVLPWVVSRAEAHPAFDVEVLDLRDWPLPIFAEHMGSIGDIRNPTYSEPLVRRWNHKIQEGDAFLFVTPEYNHSVPGGLKNAIDSVFVSFGFRNKPAAVVGYSNGVGAGVRAVEHLAQIMVETDSHPIRSSVLIPFVQQAFVDREPVDPATEAALGVLLDDLAWWSSALERARAEGQLPPGTQRLRAAVAAMAGR; encoded by the coding sequence ATGTCCCGACTGCAGATCATCGTTGGCAGCATCCGGCCCGGGCGGGCGGCCGATTTGGTCCTGCCCTGGGTGGTCTCCCGGGCCGAGGCCCATCCGGCGTTCGACGTCGAGGTGCTGGACCTGCGGGACTGGCCCCTGCCGATTTTCGCCGAGCACATGGGCAGCATCGGCGATATCCGGAACCCGACGTACTCCGAGCCCCTCGTCCGGCGCTGGAACCACAAGATCCAGGAGGGCGACGCCTTCCTGTTCGTCACCCCGGAGTACAACCACAGCGTCCCGGGCGGCCTGAAGAACGCCATCGACAGCGTCTTCGTCTCCTTCGGCTTCCGCAACAAGCCGGCGGCGGTGGTGGGCTACAGCAATGGGGTGGGAGCCGGGGTGCGGGCAGTGGAGCACCTGGCCCAGATCATGGTCGAGACCGACTCCCATCCCATCCGCAGCTCGGTGCTCATCCCGTTCGTGCAGCAGGCATTCGTGGACCGCGAGCCCGTGGACCCCGCCACCGAGGCCGCCCTGGGAGTGCTGCTGGACGACCTCGCGTGGTGGAGCTCGGCGCTGGAGCGGGCGCGAGCCGAGGGCCAGCTCCCGCCGGGCACGCAGCGGCTGCGGGCGGCTGTGGCGGCGATGGCGGGGCGGTAA
- a CDS encoding ABC transporter ATP-binding protein translates to MTQPPPPPPPGPAFALQVRELWKSYGTKVAVQGIDLDIPQACFFGLVGPNGAGKTTTLRMCTGLLRPDAGGIWVEGLDVWQNLVRAKASMGVLPEDLHLFERLTGAELLTFNGLLRGLPKDIVKERSAELLEAFGLVEAASTMVVDYSHGMKKKVGLACALIHGPRVLFLDEPFEAVDPVSARSIRSVLERHIQSGATVVFSSHVMELVERLCERVAIMHQGRIVAVGPTADIANGQPLEEAFVNLVGGETNGAKDLGWLGTSSG, encoded by the coding sequence ATGACCCAGCCGCCACCCCCGCCACCCCCAGGGCCGGCGTTCGCCCTGCAGGTCCGGGAGCTGTGGAAGTCCTATGGGACCAAGGTGGCCGTGCAGGGCATCGATCTGGACATCCCCCAGGCATGTTTCTTCGGCCTGGTGGGCCCCAACGGTGCCGGCAAGACCACCACACTGCGCATGTGCACCGGCCTGCTGCGCCCCGACGCGGGCGGCATCTGGGTGGAAGGCCTGGACGTCTGGCAGAACCTCGTGCGGGCCAAGGCCTCCATGGGCGTGCTCCCCGAGGACCTGCACCTCTTCGAGCGCCTCACCGGTGCCGAGCTGCTCACCTTCAACGGCCTGCTGCGGGGCCTGCCCAAGGACATCGTCAAGGAACGCTCCGCCGAGCTGCTGGAGGCCTTCGGCCTGGTGGAGGCCGCCAGCACCATGGTGGTGGACTACAGCCACGGCATGAAGAAGAAGGTGGGCCTGGCCTGCGCCCTCATCCATGGCCCCCGGGTGCTCTTCTTGGACGAGCCCTTCGAGGCGGTGGACCCGGTCTCGGCCCGCAGTATCCGCTCGGTGCTGGAACGCCACATCCAGAGCGGGGCGACGGTGGTCTTCTCCAGCCACGTCATGGAGCTGGTGGAACGCCTCTGCGAGCGGGTGGCGATCATGCACCAGGGCCGCATCGTCGCCGTCGGCCCGACAGCGGACATCGCAAACGGCCAGCCCCTGGAGGAGGCCTTCGTCAACCTGGTGGGCGGCGAGACTAACGGCGCCAAGGACCTGGGGTGGCTGGGTACTTCCTCCGGCTGA
- a CDS encoding TNT domain-containing protein, producing the protein MNGRRWAVLVVVVSLLLSGGVVAGQAATAATHHPRAGGSTTCSTAYFGGDNRLGPEDLPTSGPILPIVRHYDRLAGLTPAQFLATYWDPAANGGAGGWRYPPANGFMLNGQGRPIESTRPLAAGQEIDRFGSEFGAFLAPRDEAYARRALPPMSLDTFDPAYTCNYHLYKVLKPFEAETGPIAPGFGQPGHGIQYQIVASLLPGNPATGNVSWLISNGYLAREN; encoded by the coding sequence ATGAACGGCAGGCGGTGGGCGGTGTTGGTGGTTGTCGTGTCCCTCCTGCTGTCCGGCGGGGTGGTGGCTGGTCAGGCCGCAACCGCGGCCACCCATCACCCCCGGGCGGGCGGGAGCACCACGTGCTCCACTGCCTATTTCGGCGGCGACAACCGCCTCGGCCCCGAGGACCTGCCCACCTCTGGGCCGATCCTGCCCATCGTCCGCCACTACGACCGACTCGCCGGTCTGACCCCCGCGCAGTTCCTGGCGACCTACTGGGATCCGGCCGCCAACGGCGGGGCGGGGGGCTGGCGCTACCCGCCGGCCAACGGCTTCATGCTCAATGGCCAGGGTCGACCCATCGAGTCCACCCGGCCCCTGGCGGCGGGCCAGGAGATCGACCGATTCGGGAGCGAGTTCGGGGCGTTCCTGGCACCCCGGGACGAGGCGTATGCCCGGCGTGCCCTCCCGCCGATGAGCCTCGACACCTTCGACCCGGCCTACACCTGCAACTACCACCTCTACAAGGTGCTGAAGCCCTTCGAGGCGGAGACCGGCCCCATCGCCCCCGGGTTCGGGCAGCCCGGCCACGGGATCCAGTACCAGATCGTAGCCTCGCTGCTGCCCGGGAACCCCGCCACCGGCAACGTGTCCTGGCTCATTTCGAACGGCTACCTGGCGCGGGAGAACTAG
- a CDS encoding DinB family protein: MGESVLEDAFRHHVWATLQIIDASQALPQQQVQTTAPGTYGSILDTLRHLVAADARYLFILSGGEVAPIDASEMGLPQLRAQMTLHGGSWAAVLVRDLDPAAVMGRVRADGSETQAPVSIRLAQALHHGTDHRSQICTALTGLGVEPPAIDVWDFGASDNRVVEIPPR; the protein is encoded by the coding sequence ATGGGCGAGTCTGTGCTGGAGGATGCCTTCCGTCACCACGTCTGGGCGACGTTGCAGATCATCGACGCCAGCCAGGCGCTTCCTCAGCAGCAGGTGCAGACCACCGCACCCGGGACCTACGGGTCCATCCTGGACACGCTGCGCCACTTGGTGGCGGCAGACGCCCGGTACCTGTTCATCCTGAGCGGGGGGGAGGTCGCCCCCATCGACGCCAGCGAGATGGGCCTGCCCCAGCTCCGGGCCCAGATGACCCTGCACGGCGGCTCCTGGGCGGCGGTGCTGGTCCGGGATCTGGACCCGGCGGCGGTCATGGGGCGCGTGCGGGCCGACGGCTCCGAGACCCAGGCCCCCGTGAGCATCCGGCTGGCCCAGGCCCTGCACCACGGCACCGATCACCGCAGCCAGATCTGCACCGCCCTGACCGGCCTGGGGGTGGAACCACCCGCCATCGACGTCTGGGACTTCGGCGCATCCGACAACCGGGTCGTGGAAATCCCCCCCCGATAG
- a CDS encoding DNA/RNA non-specific endonuclease, with protein MARQNLGVQRASYSGKGTGADAYETEEFTYPGEVSKRERAKKATIYVSPRPTGGRAAAPVPISFVSKVTGTVDAEIKQGWHRGHMAGLEIGGENESYNIAPMLPGFNRGSVWRGVEHATREAGRSAGKDNYVTVIELAYGLADPRIPSAVSVTRKARASALAPYVLIPGDPTTHTHEGAVTARPEKPERKLLTRKIAGAAHLLGRMEVENTKEARDALRDGHLPKSKKAQWPDDAADRPYGNLDLLNLSYKLGQVFTIESHREFSQEQRQLIIKANLSKNGSLTSDDPRDPHQDLSENGTVDFPEVDHIIPKSSGGANAFSNARVVSWELNNRVARVKGIQDLVDVTRLAESPAYSVADVVQQQLIRGPKAGTTAAQMIRLCQEKLHWSSVTERRREVVAEELAELVADGEVTKDDSVDPPLFKAAR; from the coding sequence TTGGCCAGGCAGAATCTCGGGGTCCAGCGTGCCTCCTACTCGGGCAAGGGTACGGGAGCCGACGCCTATGAGACCGAAGAGTTCACGTACCCCGGTGAGGTCTCGAAGCGGGAGCGGGCCAAGAAGGCGACGATCTACGTCTCCCCCAGGCCCACCGGCGGCCGGGCCGCCGCCCCGGTGCCCATCAGCTTCGTCAGCAAGGTCACCGGGACGGTCGACGCCGAGATCAAGCAGGGCTGGCACCGGGGCCACATGGCCGGACTCGAGATCGGCGGGGAGAACGAGTCCTACAACATCGCCCCGATGCTCCCCGGGTTCAACCGGGGCAGCGTCTGGCGGGGCGTCGAGCACGCCACCCGGGAGGCCGGGCGGTCGGCGGGCAAAGATAACTACGTCACCGTGATCGAGCTTGCCTACGGATTGGCTGACCCCCGGATCCCCTCAGCGGTCTCGGTCACCCGCAAGGCCCGAGCCAGCGCGCTCGCCCCCTACGTCCTCATCCCCGGAGACCCCACGACCCATACCCATGAAGGAGCGGTGACCGCGCGTCCGGAGAAACCGGAGCGGAAGCTGCTCACCCGCAAGATCGCGGGCGCGGCTCACCTGCTGGGCCGCATGGAGGTGGAGAACACCAAGGAAGCCCGGGATGCCCTCCGGGATGGCCACCTGCCGAAGTCGAAGAAGGCCCAGTGGCCGGATGACGCGGCCGACCGCCCCTACGGGAACCTCGACCTGCTGAATCTGTCGTACAAGCTGGGCCAGGTGTTCACCATCGAATCCCACCGGGAGTTCTCCCAGGAGCAGCGCCAGCTCATCATCAAGGCCAACCTCTCGAAGAACGGCTCGCTCACCTCCGATGACCCCAGAGACCCGCACCAGGACCTGAGTGAGAACGGCACGGTGGACTTTCCGGAGGTCGACCACATCATCCCCAAGTCCTCCGGCGGCGCCAACGCCTTCTCGAACGCCCGGGTCGTGAGTTGGGAGCTCAACAACCGGGTGGCGCGGGTGAAGGGCATCCAGGACCTGGTGGACGTCACCCGGCTCGCCGAAAGCCCGGCCTACAGCGTCGCTGACGTGGTCCAGCAACAACTGATCCGCGGGCCCAAGGCGGGCACCACTGCCGCCCAGATGATCCGCCTCTGCCAGGAGAAGCTGCACTGGTCATCCGTCACCGAGCGCCGCCGGGAGGTCGTGGCCGAGGAGCTCGCCGAGCTGGTCGCTGACGGTGAGGTCACCAAAGATGACTCCGTGGATCCTCCGTTGTTCAAGGCGGCCAGGTAA